In the genome of Leptospira koniambonensis, one region contains:
- a CDS encoding ribbon-helix-helix protein, CopG family: MISLRIPPDLERQLDSFAKSKGKSRSEIVKESILEYIKNHSSNKTPFELGEDLFGKHSANNQELSQNRKSALKEILKDKNEKRSSR, from the coding sequence GTGATCAGTTTAAGAATACCACCCGATTTAGAAAGGCAATTAGATTCATTTGCAAAATCCAAGGGTAAAAGTCGCTCTGAGATCGTAAAAGAATCAATTCTTGAATATATCAAGAATCATAGTTCAAATAAAACACCCTTTGAATTAGGCGAAGATCTATTTGGTAAACATTCTGCTAACAATCAGGAATTATCTCAGAATAGGAAAAGTGCATTAAAAGAAATACTAAAGGACAAGAATGAAAAACGCAGCTCTCGTTGA
- a CDS encoding type II toxin-antitoxin system VapC family toxin — translation MKNAALVDSGPIIALFNSSDNYHKPVFKFLKGFKGSLFTTWPVVTEVIYLLSFSINAQSDFLEWIERGSLQILDITLEDLKYIKSRMQKYSDLPMDLADASLMCIAEREGIYNIISIDSDFSIYKTLKGKYLANLYKN, via the coding sequence ATGAAAAACGCAGCTCTCGTTGATTCTGGTCCAATCATCGCATTATTTAATTCATCAGATAATTATCATAAACCAGTATTTAAGTTCCTAAAGGGATTTAAAGGATCATTGTTTACTACTTGGCCTGTGGTCACTGAAGTAATCTATTTACTTTCTTTTTCAATAAATGCCCAGTCTGACTTTTTGGAATGGATAGAGCGTGGGAGTCTGCAAATTTTAGATATAACATTAGAAGATCTAAAATATATAAAGAGTAGGATGCAAAAGTATTCAGATTTGCCAATGGATTTGGCCGATGCGTCTTTAATGTGCATAGCGGAAAGGGAAGGCATCTATAATATTATTAGTATAGATTCAGACTTCTCCATATACAAAACTCTTAAAGGCAAATATCTCGCAAATTTATATAAGAATTAG
- a CDS encoding RDD family protein, translated as MGYATFASVTSLAKQASRHRKRRNTLVVRRHDRKTILGEKMGKFFKYTFAILLFGLGVSLIVMVFLMPAPAGSNQYSIWYVLLFSLLLIFLGYGTIRSNKIEGESIYAGLLIRLLSSVIDCIILILPIYFLSNLALKVSLNLYISIQWLSYLGIHVLSAFLLSKYGGTPGKLIAGLRVTQDDFSQVSFKSGLKRSSIDLVFSFFLAVGLTHAIILAPPNILMETNHFSVGAVIKPYTYEWYNVLNVVYLYWLLSEFFVMNVNSKRKAIHDYIANTVVVEKNKLYQVR; from the coding sequence TTGGGCTACGCCACATTTGCTTCTGTCACTTCGCTTGCAAAGCAAGCCTCGCGCCATCGCAAACGTCGGAACACCTTGGTCGTTAGACGACATGATAGAAAAACTATTCTTGGAGAAAAAATGGGAAAATTTTTTAAATACACATTCGCCATTCTGTTATTTGGGCTGGGGGTCTCATTGATTGTAATGGTCTTTTTGATGCCTGCGCCTGCCGGCTCAAATCAATATTCGATTTGGTACGTATTATTGTTTTCGTTATTGTTAATTTTTTTAGGCTACGGAACTATCCGTAGCAACAAAATAGAAGGAGAAAGTATATATGCTGGATTATTGATTAGATTATTATCATCAGTAATTGATTGTATAATTTTGATTCTTCCAATATATTTCCTAAGCAATCTTGCCTTGAAAGTAAGCTTAAATTTGTATATTTCCATTCAATGGCTATCATACCTTGGTATCCACGTTCTTTCAGCATTTCTGCTATCTAAGTATGGTGGGACACCTGGCAAATTGATCGCGGGCTTACGAGTAACTCAGGATGATTTCAGTCAGGTATCTTTCAAATCTGGCCTTAAAAGGTCTTCAATCGATTTAGTTTTCTCATTTTTTCTTGCAGTGGGATTAACACATGCAATTATACTTGCTCCTCCAAATATTTTAATGGAGACTAATCATTTCTCAGTGGGCGCTGTAATTAAGCCTTATACATATGAATGGTATAATGTTTTAAATGTAGTTTATTTATACTGGCTATTGAGTGAATTTTTCGTGATGAATGTGAATTCAAAAAGAAAAGCTATTCATGATTATATAGCTAACACAGTGGTTGTTGAAAAAAATAAACTTTATCAAGTTCGATAA
- a CDS encoding DUF559 domain-containing protein, which produces MYDGFKHIDIAIPEAKVNIEVDGGHHNFDKKQALADLKRTYYSFKKGYLTLRIPNSLITKENLDETADYIVDFLHESIDQLEYDNDLLGWLKRLF; this is translated from the coding sequence TTGTATGATGGTTTTAAGCATATAGATATTGCAATACCTGAAGCTAAGGTGAATATTGAAGTTGATGGGGGACATCATAACTTTGATAAGAAACAAGCCTTAGCTGATCTGAAGAGAACATACTATTCCTTTAAGAAAGGCTATCTAACATTGCGGATCCCAAATTCACTAATAACGAAGGAAAACCTTGACGAAACTGCTGATTATATTGTGGACTTTCTTCATGAATCAATCGATCAACTTGAATATGACAACGATCTTTTGGGATGGTTAAAACGTCTTTTTTAG
- a CDS encoding DUF4279 domain-containing protein — MNDISLQMGLFPSQAWVKGDIDQKTNRVETYSKWCLYSRLTKEKSLEDHIIDVLDQLDSQADRIRKITSQFDGILQLVGYFHQYYPGLSLDSKTINRIASYNLNMDFDFYYLFENENEE; from the coding sequence TTGAATGACATATCATTGCAAATGGGCCTTTTTCCGAGTCAGGCCTGGGTAAAAGGAGATATTGACCAGAAAACTAATAGAGTAGAGACTTACAGTAAATGGTGTTTATATTCCCGACTTACGAAAGAAAAATCGTTGGAAGATCATATCATTGATGTTCTTGATCAGTTAGATTCTCAAGCTGATCGAATTCGAAAAATAACTAGTCAATTCGATGGAATACTGCAATTAGTCGGTTATTTTCATCAATATTATCCAGGATTAAGTCTCGATTCTAAAACGATTAACAGAATCGCCTCATACAATCTAAACATGGATTTTGATTTCTATTATCTGTTTGAAAACGAAAATGAAGAATAA
- a CDS encoding O-acetyl-ADP-ribose deacetylase has protein sequence MNKNSNIEIIKGDITKLSVDAVVNAANSSLLGGGGVDGAIHKAGGPLILAECRKIIARQGGCKVGEAVITSGGNLPAKFVIHTVGPVWNGGSNNEEIMLSNCYTNSLSIALESGCKSIAFPGISTGIYRFPKELASSIAINTVKNHSGNLSFERIIFVCFDTESEYYYKSKISL, from the coding sequence ATGAATAAAAATTCTAATATTGAAATTATTAAAGGAGATATAACTAAACTATCAGTGGATGCGGTAGTAAATGCTGCTAATTCTTCACTTCTTGGTGGTGGAGGTGTTGATGGAGCTATTCATAAAGCCGGAGGCCCTTTGATTCTCGCCGAATGCCGTAAAATCATAGCAAGACAGGGCGGATGTAAAGTAGGTGAGGCGGTCATTACTTCAGGGGGAAATCTTCCCGCAAAATTTGTTATTCATACAGTCGGTCCGGTCTGGAACGGAGGCAGCAATAATGAAGAAATAATGCTTTCAAATTGTTATACTAATTCGTTATCTATTGCCTTGGAAAGTGGGTGCAAATCGATAGCATTTCCAGGCATTAGTACAGGAATATATAGATTTCCTAAGGAATTGGCATCTAGTATCGCTATCAATACTGTAAAGAACCATTCTGGTAATTTGAGTTTTGAAAGAATAATATTCGTGTGTTTTGATACGGAAAGTGAATATTATTACAAGAGTAAGATATCCCTTTAA